A single region of the Streptomyces sp. NBC_01803 genome encodes:
- a CDS encoding phosphatase PAP2 family protein: protein MNVRGRWAVGALWLLAGFLAVREAVTLLRRPAGERLTALHTWLGADGSRYDGGGPFPDPPFSALSLEPFPDDPGIALDAAWTVGILLLVAALGLVAARGLPAPVAARTAWLAPPAALCLLLVSRPVREALAEGRPGLLPVLLVLAGWLLVPGQRRGGVLIGVGAALQPVLLLFVPLLALAGRRRGAAGAAGAFAACTAVAWAALPGDSVTYWARHPAGAGLGDAPDGVDNQSLHGALLRLGLTGPGERALFLALAAAVCVLALRRAVRYARDDQALLAAAVVGCAALAVTPVAGEHQQVWILLAAAGRAGRRTADRPVWPVFAALVVTFEGTVLVPTMDSLAPIGENFPLIAALLAACAVRFLPRASDLWARPVVAGPAGRPNLLLELLLIRVGYFVYSWTRGRAAGDRATAEAHGHHVLDIQRFLRIDVEYDLNRAVAQSRWLADAMDFYYHTFHFAVPLTILGWLLVRHPAAYRGARRALAFTTLFGLAGFWLYPLAPPRLMPGLGFIDTANGPQDFDDPRYGVLTGISNPYAAMPSLHVGWSLWCALILWRMAPQRWSRVAGFAYPLLTSVVVMGTANHYLLDAVGGVIVVAGGFAASRAVGRALALQPAVPSPAAGPGPEPGRRAEERLPERV from the coding sequence GTGAACGTCCGTGGCCGGTGGGCGGTGGGGGCGCTGTGGCTGCTGGCCGGGTTCCTCGCCGTCCGGGAGGCCGTGACACTGCTGCGGCGGCCGGCGGGTGAGCGGCTCACCGCCCTGCACACGTGGCTCGGCGCGGACGGCTCCCGCTACGACGGCGGCGGCCCGTTCCCCGACCCGCCCTTCTCGGCGCTGTCGCTGGAGCCCTTCCCCGACGATCCCGGCATCGCGCTGGACGCCGCGTGGACCGTGGGCATCCTGCTGCTCGTCGCCGCCCTCGGGCTGGTCGCGGCGCGCGGCCTGCCCGCGCCCGTGGCGGCCCGGACGGCGTGGCTCGCACCGCCCGCCGCCCTCTGTCTGCTGCTCGTCTCACGGCCCGTGCGCGAGGCGCTCGCCGAGGGGCGGCCCGGCCTGCTGCCCGTCCTGCTGGTGCTGGCCGGCTGGCTGCTGGTGCCCGGCCAACGCCGAGGGGGCGTACTCATCGGCGTCGGGGCCGCGTTACAGCCCGTGCTGCTCCTCTTCGTCCCGCTGCTGGCACTCGCGGGTCGGCGGCGCGGGGCGGCCGGCGCGGCCGGGGCCTTCGCCGCCTGCACGGCGGTGGCCTGGGCCGCGCTGCCCGGCGACAGCGTCACGTACTGGGCGCGCCACCCGGCGGGCGCCGGGCTCGGGGACGCTCCGGACGGGGTGGACAACCAGTCACTGCACGGCGCCCTGCTGCGGCTGGGCCTGACCGGACCCGGCGAACGGGCGCTGTTCCTCGCGCTGGCCGCCGCCGTCTGCGTGCTGGCGCTGCGCCGCGCCGTCCGCTACGCGCGGGACGACCAGGCGCTGCTGGCCGCCGCCGTCGTCGGCTGCGCCGCACTGGCCGTGACGCCCGTGGCCGGGGAGCACCAGCAGGTGTGGATTCTGCTCGCCGCCGCCGGACGGGCCGGGCGGCGCACCGCCGACCGGCCGGTGTGGCCGGTGTTCGCGGCGCTGGTGGTGACGTTCGAGGGCACGGTGCTGGTGCCCACGATGGATTCGCTCGCCCCGATCGGGGAGAACTTCCCGCTGATCGCCGCCCTGCTGGCGGCCTGCGCGGTGCGGTTCCTGCCGCGCGCCTCGGACCTGTGGGCGCGTCCGGTGGTGGCCGGCCCGGCCGGGCGGCCCAACCTGCTGCTGGAGCTGCTGCTCATCCGCGTCGGATACTTCGTGTACTCGTGGACGCGCGGCCGGGCGGCGGGCGACCGGGCCACGGCGGAGGCCCACGGCCATCACGTGCTGGACATCCAGCGGTTCCTGCGGATCGATGTCGAGTACGACCTCAACCGCGCGGTGGCGCAGTCCCGTTGGCTGGCCGACGCGATGGACTTCTACTACCACACGTTCCACTTCGCGGTGCCGCTGACGATCCTCGGCTGGCTGCTGGTCCGCCACCCGGCGGCCTACCGGGGCGCGCGGCGGGCGCTCGCGTTCACCACGCTGTTCGGGCTCGCCGGCTTCTGGCTCTACCCGCTGGCGCCGCCGCGCCTGATGCCCGGTCTCGGCTTCATCGACACCGCCAACGGCCCGCAGGACTTCGACGATCCCCGGTACGGGGTGCTGACCGGGATCTCCAACCCGTACGCGGCGATGCCGTCGCTGCACGTCGGCTGGTCGCTGTGGTGCGCGCTGATCCTGTGGCGGATGGCGCCCCAGCGCTGGTCGCGGGTGGCGGGCTTCGCCTATCCGCTGCTGACGTCGGTGGTGGTGATGGGCACCGCCAACCACTACCTGCTGGACGCGGTCGGCGGCGTGATCGTGGTCGCCGGCGGCTTCGCCGCCTCCCGGGCGGTCGGCCGCGCGCTCGCGCTCCAGCCGGCCGTGCCGTCCCCGGCCGCGGGACCGGGACCGGAGCCGGGGCGGCGGGCCGAGGAGAGGCTGCCGGAACGGGTCTGA
- a CDS encoding cytochrome P450 codes for MTSDEPADRADPPPAELADPGLADLAGVADLAGVADLAGVADLADPGLYRTGEPEALWARLRAASPVHRDRRPDATWFWAVLGHREATEVLKNPRLFVSGRGMRLDDNPEATRAASGRMLIVSDPPRHAQLRRVMNSAFTPRMVARLRRNMRVTVSAVIDEALERGVCDFTDVAARLPVSVICDMLGVPPADRDFMLERTMTAFGGPAGGGADRAAVARAHTDILLYYAELVERRRREPGDDVVSALVRGTVDGRPLTDEEIYLNCDGLVSGANETTRHATVGGLRALMLHPDEWSVLRRADHPVETTAQEILRYTSPAMHVLRTVERDTELAGHRLRAGDRVAVWLPAANRDPAVFPDPERFDAARTPNRHLALAPGEHYCLGSSLALAELTVTFEELRDRVELPEPAGPARRLGSHLIWGFASLPVRLRPRAGRRPPVAAGPAGARG; via the coding sequence ATGACCAGCGACGAACCAGCCGACCGGGCCGACCCCCCTCCGGCCGAACTGGCCGACCCTGGCCTGGCCGACCTGGCCGGCGTGGCCGATCTGGCCGGCGTGGCCGACCTGGCCGGCGTGGCCGATCTGGCCGACCCCGGTCTGTACCGGACCGGGGAGCCGGAGGCCCTGTGGGCGCGGCTGCGCGCCGCCTCCCCGGTGCACCGCGACCGGCGTCCGGACGCGACGTGGTTCTGGGCGGTGCTCGGCCACCGCGAGGCGACCGAAGTGCTCAAAAATCCGCGGCTGTTCGTCTCCGGCCGGGGCATGCGGCTGGACGACAACCCGGAGGCGACCAGGGCGGCGTCCGGCCGCATGCTCATCGTCTCCGACCCGCCGCGCCACGCGCAGCTCCGGCGGGTGATGAACTCCGCCTTCACGCCCAGAATGGTCGCCCGGCTGCGCCGGAACATGCGGGTGACCGTGAGCGCCGTGATCGACGAGGCCCTGGAGCGCGGGGTGTGCGACTTCACCGACGTCGCCGCCCGGCTGCCCGTGTCGGTCATCTGCGACATGCTCGGAGTGCCCCCCGCCGACCGGGACTTCATGCTGGAGCGGACGATGACCGCGTTCGGTGGCCCGGCCGGGGGCGGCGCCGACCGCGCGGCGGTGGCCAGGGCGCACACCGACATCCTGCTCTACTACGCCGAGCTGGTCGAACGCCGCCGCCGGGAGCCGGGCGACGACGTCGTCTCGGCCCTGGTCCGGGGCACGGTGGACGGCCGCCCGCTGACCGACGAGGAGATCTACCTCAACTGCGACGGCCTGGTCTCCGGCGCGAACGAGACCACCCGGCACGCCACGGTGGGCGGGCTGCGCGCCCTGATGCTGCACCCCGACGAGTGGTCCGTGCTGCGCCGGGCGGACCACCCGGTGGAGACCACCGCGCAGGAGATCCTGCGCTACACCAGCCCGGCGATGCACGTGCTGCGCACCGTCGAACGCGACACCGAGCTGGCCGGGCACCGGCTGCGGGCCGGTGACCGGGTCGCCGTCTGGCTGCCCGCCGCCAACCGCGACCCGGCCGTCTTCCCCGATCCGGAACGGTTCGACGCGGCGCGGACCCCCAACCGCCACCTGGCGCTCGCGCCCGGCGAGCACTACTGCCTGGGCTCGTCCCTCGCCCTGGCCGAGCTCACCGTCACCTTCGAGGAGCTCCGTGACCGGGTGGAGCTCCCCGAACCGGCGGGACCGGCGCGGCGGCTGGGGTCCCATCTCATCTGGGGCTTCGCCTCGCTCCCGGTGCGGCTACGCCCCCGCGCCGGACGGCGCCCCCCGGTCGCCGCGGGCCCGGCGGGAGCGCGGGGGTGA
- a CDS encoding HpcH/HpaI aldolase/citrate lyase family protein — protein sequence MGRPPARRRHRRRPRRTRPERRGDRGPAGGGRVVNAAPAPLTWLYAPGDRPDVVLKALGSGADVVVVDLEDAVAPDRKRYALDATAELLARPRRGVPVHVRVNALDGPLAMHEVRRLAALPGLAALRLPKVERPGHVGRVATWAGADVPPLYPLLESALGVEHAYAIATAHPAVAGIALGEADLRADLGVADTAGLAWPRGRTVVAARAAGLPPPPQSVYPDVRDTVGLARSCAAGRTLGFLGRAAIHPRQLAVIEKAFRPTAAEIEAAAEIVEAATTDAGALALPDGRFVDPAVVAVAHRTLALARRAPTG from the coding sequence ATGGGCCGGCCGCCCGCACGGCGCCGACACCGACGCCGTCCTCGCCGGACTCGGCCTGAGCGCCGGGGAGATCGCGGCCCTGCGGGCGGAGGGCGCGTTGTGAACGCCGCCCCGGCCCCGCTGACCTGGCTCTACGCCCCCGGTGACCGCCCGGACGTGGTGCTCAAGGCGCTTGGCTCCGGCGCCGACGTGGTCGTGGTCGACCTGGAGGACGCGGTCGCCCCCGACCGCAAGCGGTACGCGCTCGACGCCACCGCCGAGCTGCTGGCCCGGCCGCGCCGCGGCGTGCCGGTGCACGTCCGCGTCAACGCGCTGGACGGGCCGCTCGCGATGCACGAGGTGCGCCGGCTCGCCGCGCTGCCCGGCCTGGCCGCGCTGCGGCTGCCGAAGGTGGAACGGCCCGGTCACGTCGGCCGCGTCGCCACCTGGGCGGGCGCGGACGTGCCGCCGCTGTATCCGCTGCTGGAGAGCGCGCTGGGTGTGGAGCACGCCTACGCGATCGCCACCGCGCACCCGGCCGTGGCGGGCATCGCGCTCGGCGAGGCGGATCTGCGGGCCGACCTGGGCGTCGCGGACACGGCCGGACTGGCCTGGCCGCGCGGCCGGACGGTCGTCGCCGCGCGGGCGGCCGGTCTCCCGCCGCCGCCGCAGTCCGTGTATCCGGACGTCCGCGACACGGTGGGCCTGGCCCGTTCCTGCGCGGCGGGCCGGACGCTGGGCTTCCTGGGCCGCGCGGCCATCCATCCCCGTCAACTGGCGGTGATCGAGAAGGCGTTCCGACCGACGGCGGCGGAGATCGAGGCGGCGGCGGAGATCGTCGAGGCCGCCACCACCGACGCGGGCGCCCTGGCCCTGCCGGACGGCCGTTTCGTGGACCCGGCCGTGGTCGCGGTCGCCCACCGCACGCTGGCGCTCGCCCGCCGCGCGCCGACCGGCTGA
- a CDS encoding MbtH family protein, translating into MANPFEDDDARYLVLRNAEEQYSLWPAFAAVPDGWTVVHEEDGRQECLDYIERHWTDMRPRSLTSRAAD; encoded by the coding sequence ATGGCCAACCCCTTCGAGGACGACGACGCCCGCTACCTCGTGCTGCGGAACGCGGAGGAGCAGTACTCCCTGTGGCCCGCCTTCGCCGCCGTGCCCGACGGCTGGACGGTGGTGCACGAGGAGGACGGCCGCCAGGAGTGCCTGGACTACATCGAGCGGCACTGGACCGACATGCGGCCCAGGAGCCTGACCAGCCGCGCGGCCGACTGA
- a CDS encoding CaiB/BaiF CoA transferase family protein has translation MNESVPAPDSVPESGPAALAGLRVIDLATLFAGPLAATMLGDFGADVIKVEHPRRPDPSRGHGPGKDGVGLWWKLLGRNKRTVTLDLSTPGGRDVLLMMAAEADVIIENFRPGTLEKWHLGWAELAAVNPRLVLARVTGFGQLGPYARRPGFGTLAEAMSGFAAITGEPDGPPTLPPFGLADSIAALTTAYAVMAALAGRDRTGYGQVVDMAIIEPILTVLGPQPIWYDQLGYVQPRTGNRSANNAPRNTYRTADDRWVAVSTSAQSVAERVMRLVGRPELIERAWFATGAGRAGHADELDEAVGSWIGRHDRDAVLAAFEAAEAAIAPVYDIRDVMADEQYRALGSITELKDEELGTVKMQNVLFRLSETPGAIKWAGRPHGADTDAVLAGLGLSAGEIAALRAEGAL, from the coding sequence GTGAACGAGTCCGTACCCGCACCCGATTCCGTCCCGGAGTCCGGTCCGGCGGCCCTGGCGGGGCTGCGGGTCATCGATCTGGCGACGCTCTTCGCCGGGCCGCTCGCGGCCACCATGCTCGGCGACTTCGGCGCCGACGTGATCAAGGTGGAGCACCCACGCCGGCCCGATCCGTCCCGGGGTCACGGCCCCGGCAAGGACGGCGTCGGTCTGTGGTGGAAGCTGCTCGGCCGCAACAAGAGGACCGTCACCCTCGATCTGTCCACACCCGGCGGCCGTGACGTCCTGCTCATGATGGCCGCCGAAGCGGATGTGATCATCGAGAACTTCCGGCCCGGCACCCTGGAGAAGTGGCACCTGGGCTGGGCCGAGCTCGCCGCCGTCAACCCGCGCCTGGTCCTGGCCCGCGTCACCGGTTTCGGCCAGCTCGGCCCCTACGCCAGGCGCCCCGGCTTCGGCACGCTCGCCGAGGCGATGAGCGGCTTCGCCGCCATCACCGGCGAGCCGGACGGCCCGCCGACCCTGCCGCCGTTCGGCCTGGCCGACTCGATCGCCGCCCTCACCACGGCCTACGCCGTGATGGCCGCGCTCGCCGGCCGGGACCGCACCGGGTACGGCCAGGTGGTCGACATGGCGATCATCGAGCCGATACTCACCGTGCTGGGTCCGCAGCCCATCTGGTACGACCAGCTCGGCTATGTCCAGCCCCGCACCGGCAACCGTTCCGCCAACAACGCCCCGCGCAACACCTACCGCACCGCCGACGACCGCTGGGTCGCCGTCTCCACCTCCGCCCAGTCGGTCGCGGAGCGCGTGATGCGGCTGGTCGGCCGCCCCGAGCTGATCGAACGCGCGTGGTTCGCGACGGGTGCCGGCCGTGCCGGGCACGCCGACGAGCTGGACGAGGCGGTCGGCTCCTGGATCGGGCGCCACGACCGCGACGCGGTCCTCGCCGCCTTCGAGGCGGCCGAGGCGGCGATCGCCCCGGTCTACGACATCCGCGACGTGATGGCCGACGAGCAGTACCGCGCGCTCGGCTCGATCACCGAGCTCAAGGACGAGGAGCTGGGCACGGTGAAGATGCAGAACGTCCTCTTCCGCCTCTCCGAGACGCCCGGCGCCATCAAATGGGCCGGCCGCCCGCACGGCGCCGACACCGACGCCGTCCTCGCCGGACTCGGCCTGAGCGCCGGGGAGATCGCGGCCCTGCGGGCGGAGGGCGCGTTGTGA
- a CDS encoding helix-turn-helix transcriptional regulator, with protein MRGAPPTLMEALPSEDALHSVIDQWLTDSARRPVDLSFVHHSTATAHHSGFPPCLEERLLRRGASVRTLALAGENGGAGASGYLERLVRHGAEVRVSGQPLPSFAVLGRTIVILHTSAPGQRVCLAVREPNTVRSLYALFDAVFHGAVQWTLAAGFAFDDDGEDSPLREVLGMLAAGHTDEVAARALSMSVRTYRRHVAEAMQRLGASSRFQAGLRAAALGLIPAAPRTTTGGAAESGPGRVPGQGARRVPPSPPRSRRARGDRGAPSGAGA; from the coding sequence ATGCGAGGCGCCCCGCCCACCCTCATGGAGGCGCTCCCCTCGGAGGACGCCCTCCATTCGGTGATCGACCAGTGGCTCACGGATTCCGCGCGCCGGCCCGTGGACCTGTCCTTCGTCCACCATTCCACCGCCACCGCCCACCACAGCGGCTTCCCGCCGTGCCTGGAGGAGCGGCTGCTGCGGCGCGGAGCCTCCGTGCGCACCCTCGCGCTGGCCGGCGAGAACGGTGGGGCCGGGGCGTCGGGATATCTGGAGCGCCTGGTCCGGCACGGCGCCGAAGTGCGGGTGTCCGGCCAGCCGTTGCCCAGCTTCGCGGTGCTCGGCCGGACCATCGTCATCCTGCACACCAGCGCTCCCGGACAGCGGGTGTGCCTCGCGGTCCGGGAGCCGAACACCGTGCGCTCCCTGTACGCGCTGTTCGACGCCGTCTTCCACGGTGCCGTGCAGTGGACCCTGGCCGCCGGCTTCGCCTTCGACGACGACGGGGAGGACAGTCCGCTGCGCGAGGTGCTGGGGATGCTGGCCGCCGGGCACACCGACGAGGTGGCCGCCCGCGCGCTCAGCATGTCCGTGCGCACCTACCGCAGACACGTCGCCGAGGCGATGCAACGGCTGGGCGCCTCCTCGCGGTTCCAGGCCGGACTGCGGGCGGCGGCGCTCGGCCTGATTCCCGCCGCCCCCCGCACCACGACCGGTGGCGCCGCCGAGTCGGGTCCCGGGCGCGTCCCGGGCCAGGGGGCGCGGCGCGTCCCGCCGTCACCCCCGCGCTCCCGCCGGGCCCGCGGCGACCGGGGGGCGCCGTCCGGCGCGGGGGCGTAG
- a CDS encoding amino acid adenylation domain-containing protein, with protein MNPSGLTDVLPLAPLQEGLFFHSLYDGDGPDVYVTQLTLDLDGPLDAAALRRAGQALLDRHPQLGAAFWLDGLDQPVQVLPRHVELPWSELDFSGLPPSDRAAEVSRFLAGDRARRFDMATPPLLRMALLRLGRERHRLVLTNHHILLDGWSTPVLVRELFALYDADGDPSVLPGATPYREYLAWVAAQDADAARAAWRAELGGLDEATRAVPAPPGRPVPPRKLTAELSDDLTRSLTETARSRGLTLSNLVQAAWAVVLGRLTGRDDVVFGTVVAGRPPELPGVDSMVGLFINTVPVRLRLAPGAALWTVAAQAGDRHLALAPHHHLPLAEIHKAAGLDGLFDTVVVFENYPAGAATPTARALRVTGAAGEDATHYPLMLAAVPGARLHLRLDHQPEAIGEEAARAILAGCVEVLTALAGDPERSVASLDPMPPAERHRLLAEWNDTRRDVPPVTVAELLQTSARARPDAVALVSGDLEIGYEELNARANRLAWLLISEGAGPERVVALAASRSVAMVVGLLAILKSGAAYLPVDPAYPPERVAAMLDDARPVLVLTDQAAEPALSALSAEPARPPLVLDEPSTLERLAIRPARDPRPGDLRGAVTGASAVSVIYTSGSTGRPKGVVGTQGGLVNRLAWFAELYPFEDNDPVCAKSSVSFIDGTVEVLETLAHGGRVVLADATTAGSPAALADLVHKSGTRVLTAVPSLLQALLREEEDAGGGPAGRLASLRLVLSSGEPMPDDLPGRLARICPRARLVNFCGCTEASSESLYAECDERDRSIGRPLWNTRAYVLDSALRPVPQGVPGELYYGGAGVGRGYAGRPGITAGRFVADPFGAPGERMYRTGDLVAWRPDGSLTFLGRSDDQVKVRGVRVEPGEVEAVLLDHPDVREAAVAARERPEGGQELVAYAVPAADRVPDAATLRRHAADRLPAPMVPGAVVVLDALPRTPNGKVNRRALPAPDAAAHGQAPPGNPDEQVLCELFADVLGVPGVGADDDFFSLGGHSLLATRLIARIRSVLGADVTLRALFDAPTPAGLAARLGFGAARDAWSVLLPLRSTGSRAPLFCVHPAGGFGWCYAGLLRHLPTDRPVYALQAPGLTDPDRVAAGVEELAAEYRARIRAVQPTGPYHLLGWSFGGQLAHAVAAGLRDDGERVALLALLDAYPPEELPAAEPVDGSEILRFLFTEYFGIAPPPAGDGPLDAARAARLLRASGTADLSERELAAIAAVLPASARAAREHRPVPYDGDLLLFRATLGRPEGAPDPHAWRPYVTGRIDVHDIGTTHGHMTRPAELARIASVVRAALDRSS; from the coding sequence ATGAACCCGTCCGGACTCACCGACGTGCTGCCGCTGGCCCCGTTGCAGGAGGGGCTGTTCTTCCACAGCCTCTACGACGGCGACGGGCCCGACGTGTACGTCACGCAGCTCACCCTCGATCTCGACGGCCCGCTGGACGCCGCCGCGCTGCGCCGGGCCGGCCAGGCGCTGCTGGACCGGCATCCGCAGCTCGGCGCGGCGTTCTGGCTGGACGGCCTCGACCAGCCCGTCCAGGTCCTGCCCCGGCACGTCGAACTGCCCTGGTCGGAGCTGGACTTCTCCGGCCTGCCGCCGTCCGACCGCGCGGCGGAGGTGTCGCGTTTCCTCGCCGGCGACCGGGCCCGGCGCTTCGACATGGCCACGCCCCCGCTGCTCCGCATGGCGCTGCTGCGGCTCGGCCGCGAACGACACCGGCTGGTGCTGACGAACCATCACATCCTGCTGGACGGCTGGTCCACGCCCGTGCTCGTGCGGGAGCTGTTCGCCCTGTACGACGCGGACGGCGACCCGTCGGTCCTGCCCGGCGCCACCCCCTACCGGGAGTATCTGGCGTGGGTGGCCGCGCAGGACGCCGACGCCGCCCGCGCGGCCTGGCGCGCGGAGCTGGGCGGCCTGGACGAAGCCACCCGGGCGGTCCCGGCCCCGCCCGGCCGCCCGGTGCCGCCCCGGAAGCTGACCGCCGAGCTGAGCGATGACCTGACCCGGTCGCTCACCGAGACCGCCCGGTCCCGGGGGCTGACGCTCAGCAACCTCGTGCAGGCGGCCTGGGCCGTGGTGCTGGGGCGGCTGACCGGCCGCGACGATGTCGTGTTCGGCACGGTGGTGGCCGGCCGGCCGCCCGAACTGCCGGGCGTGGACAGCATGGTGGGCCTGTTCATCAACACGGTCCCGGTCCGCCTCCGGCTCGCGCCCGGCGCCGCGCTGTGGACCGTGGCGGCCCAGGCCGGCGACCGGCACCTCGCCCTGGCCCCGCACCACCACCTGCCGCTGGCGGAGATCCACAAGGCGGCCGGCCTGGACGGGCTCTTCGACACGGTGGTGGTCTTCGAGAACTACCCGGCCGGCGCCGCCACCCCCACCGCCCGGGCGCTGCGGGTCACCGGCGCGGCGGGTGAGGACGCCACCCACTATCCGCTGATGCTGGCCGCCGTCCCCGGCGCGCGTCTTCACCTGCGGCTGGACCATCAGCCGGAGGCGATCGGCGAGGAGGCGGCGCGCGCGATCCTCGCGGGCTGCGTCGAGGTCCTGACGGCCCTGGCCGGCGACCCGGAACGGTCCGTCGCGTCCCTCGACCCGATGCCCCCGGCCGAGCGCCACCGCCTGCTGGCCGAGTGGAACGACACTCGCCGCGACGTGCCGCCGGTCACCGTGGCCGAGCTGCTCCAGACGTCCGCCCGCGCCCGCCCCGACGCGGTGGCGCTGGTCTCCGGTGACCTGGAGATCGGCTACGAGGAGCTGAACGCGCGCGCCAACCGCCTCGCCTGGCTGCTGATCAGCGAGGGGGCCGGGCCGGAGCGGGTGGTCGCCCTGGCCGCGAGCCGGTCGGTCGCCATGGTCGTGGGGCTGCTGGCCATCCTCAAGTCCGGCGCCGCCTATCTGCCGGTCGATCCCGCCTACCCGCCGGAGCGCGTCGCGGCCATGCTGGATGACGCCCGCCCGGTGCTCGTCCTCACCGACCAGGCGGCCGAGCCCGCCCTGTCCGCCCTGTCCGCCGAGCCCGCCCGGCCTCCGCTGGTCCTGGACGAGCCGTCCACGCTGGAACGGCTGGCGATACGGCCGGCCCGCGATCCGCGCCCCGGCGACCTGCGCGGCGCGGTCACCGGGGCCTCCGCGGTGTCCGTGATCTACACCTCGGGCTCCACCGGCCGCCCGAAAGGCGTCGTCGGCACGCAGGGCGGGCTGGTGAACCGCCTGGCGTGGTTCGCGGAGCTCTATCCGTTCGAGGACAACGACCCAGTGTGCGCGAAGAGTTCGGTGAGCTTCATCGACGGGACCGTGGAGGTGCTGGAGACCCTCGCGCACGGCGGCCGGGTCGTGCTGGCGGACGCGACCACCGCCGGATCCCCGGCCGCGCTCGCCGACCTGGTGCACAAGAGCGGCACCAGGGTGCTCACCGCCGTGCCGAGCCTGCTCCAGGCCCTGCTGCGCGAGGAGGAGGACGCGGGCGGCGGCCCCGCCGGGCGGCTGGCCTCGCTCCGACTGGTCCTCAGCAGCGGCGAGCCCATGCCGGACGACCTGCCGGGCCGGCTGGCGCGGATCTGCCCGCGGGCCCGGCTGGTCAACTTCTGCGGCTGCACCGAGGCCAGCAGCGAGAGCCTGTACGCCGAGTGCGACGAGCGGGACCGGTCGATCGGCCGACCGCTGTGGAACACCCGCGCCTATGTGCTGGACTCCGCGCTGCGGCCGGTGCCCCAGGGCGTGCCCGGCGAGCTGTACTACGGGGGCGCGGGGGTGGGCCGCGGCTACGCGGGTCGGCCCGGGATCACCGCCGGGCGGTTCGTCGCCGACCCGTTCGGCGCGCCGGGCGAGCGGATGTACCGCACCGGGGATCTCGTCGCGTGGCGCCCGGACGGCAGCCTCACCTTCCTCGGCCGCTCGGACGACCAGGTGAAGGTGCGCGGGGTCCGCGTCGAGCCGGGGGAGGTGGAGGCCGTGCTGCTGGACCACCCCGATGTCCGGGAGGCGGCCGTCGCCGCCCGTGAACGGCCGGAGGGCGGACAGGAGTTGGTGGCCTACGCGGTGCCGGCCGCCGACCGCGTGCCGGACGCGGCCACGCTGCGCCGCCACGCGGCGGACCGGCTGCCCGCACCGATGGTGCCCGGCGCCGTCGTGGTGCTGGACGCGCTGCCGCGCACCCCCAACGGCAAGGTCAACCGCCGTGCGTTGCCCGCGCCGGACGCCGCCGCCCACGGCCAGGCACCGCCGGGGAATCCGGACGAGCAGGTGCTGTGCGAGCTGTTCGCGGACGTCCTGGGCGTGCCGGGGGTCGGTGCCGACGACGACTTCTTCTCGCTCGGCGGCCACTCCCTGCTGGCCACCCGGCTCATCGCCCGGATCCGCTCGGTGCTCGGCGCCGATGTCACCCTCCGGGCCCTGTTCGACGCCCCGACCCCCGCCGGACTGGCCGCCCGCCTCGGCTTCGGCGCCGCCCGCGACGCCTGGTCCGTGCTGCTGCCGCTGCGGTCCACCGGCTCCCGGGCGCCGCTGTTCTGCGTCCATCCGGCGGGCGGCTTCGGCTGGTGCTACGCCGGGCTGCTGCGCCATCTCCCCACCGACCGGCCGGTATACGCCCTCCAGGCGCCCGGCCTGACCGACCCCGACCGGGTGGCCGCCGGCGTCGAGGAGCTCGCCGCCGAGTACCGCGCCCGGATCCGCGCGGTCCAGCCCACCGGCCCGTACCACCTGCTCGGCTGGTCCTTCGGCGGGCAGCTCGCCCACGCCGTCGCGGCCGGGCTGCGGGACGACGGCGAACGGGTGGCGCTGCTGGCCCTGCTGGACGCCTACCCGCCCGAGGAGCTGCCCGCGGCGGAGCCGGTGGACGGTTCGGAGATCCTGCGGTTCCTGTTCACCGAGTACTTCGGCATCGCGCCGCCCCCCGCCGGGGACGGCCCGCTGGACGCCGCCCGCGCCGCCCGGCTGCTGCGCGCCTCGGGGACCGCGGACCTGTCGGAACGCGAGCTGGCGGCCATCGCCGCCGTCCTGCCCGCCAGTGCCCGCGCCGCGCGGGAGCACCGCCCGGTGCCGTACGACGGCGACCTGCTGCTGTTCCGCGCGACCCTCGGGCGGCCCGAGGGCGCGCCCGATCCGCACGCCTGGCGGCCGTATGTCACCGGCCGGATCGATGTCCACGACATCGGGACCACCCACGGGCACATGACCCGCCCGGCCGAACTCGCCCGGATCGCTTCCGTGGTCCGCGCCGCCCTGGACCGCAGCTCCTGA